The following are from one region of the Edwardsiella tarda ATCC 15947 = NBRC 105688 genome:
- the rnc gene encoding ribonuclease III has product MNPIVINRLQRKLGYTFRQQDLLMQALTHRSASSKHNERLEFLGDSILSFVIANALYHRFPRVDEGDMSRMRATLVRGNTLAEMAREFDLGECLRLGPGELKSGGFRRESILADTVEALIGGIFLDSDIQTIERLILAWYHSRLEEISPGDKQKDPKTRLQEFLQGRHLPLPSYLVVQVRGEAHDQEFTIHCQVSGLSAPVVGVGSSRRKAEQAAAEQALKQLELE; this is encoded by the coding sequence ATGAACCCCATCGTAATTAACCGGCTGCAACGCAAGCTGGGCTACACTTTTAGACAACAGGATCTGCTGATGCAGGCGCTGACTCATCGCAGTGCCAGCAGCAAACATAATGAACGGCTTGAGTTTTTGGGCGACTCGATTCTGAGCTTCGTCATCGCCAATGCCCTGTATCACCGCTTCCCGCGCGTGGATGAGGGCGACATGAGCCGCATGCGTGCCACGCTGGTACGCGGCAATACCTTGGCGGAGATGGCGCGCGAGTTCGATCTGGGCGAGTGTCTGCGCCTGGGGCCGGGCGAGCTGAAGAGTGGCGGTTTTCGCCGCGAGTCGATCCTGGCGGATACGGTTGAGGCGCTGATCGGCGGCATCTTCCTCGACAGCGACATTCAGACCATTGAACGCCTGATCCTCGCCTGGTATCACTCCCGTTTGGAGGAGATCAGCCCGGGGGACAAGCAGAAAGATCCCAAGACGCGCTTACAGGAGTTCTTGCAGGGGCGTCATCTGCCACTGCCTTCCTACCTGGTGGTGCAGGTGCGCGGCGAGGCGCATGATCAGGAATTTACTATTCACTGCCAGGTCAGCGGGCTGTCCGCGCCGGTAGTCGGCGTCGGCTCGAGCCGGCGTAAGGCCGAGCAGGCCGCCGCCGAGCAGGCGTTAAAACAGTTGGAGCTTGAATGA
- the era gene encoding GTPase Era, with translation MSEEKNYCGFIAIVGRPNVGKSTLLNQLLGQKVSITSRKPQTTRHRIMGIHTEGPYQAIYVDTPGLHIEEKRAINRLMNRAASSSIGDVELVIFVVEGTHWTPDDEMVVNKLRDLKCPVILAINKVDNVVDKTALLPHIQFLSQQMNFLDVVPISAEKGTNVDTIARIVRQRLPQAEHHFPEEYITDRSQRFMASEIIREKLMRFLGEELPYSVTVEIERFAPNERGGYDIHGLILVERDGQKKMVIGNKGSKIKTIGIEARQDMEAMFDAKVHLELWVKVKSGWADDERALRSLGYVDDL, from the coding sequence ATGAGCGAAGAAAAAAACTACTGCGGCTTTATCGCCATCGTTGGCCGTCCCAATGTCGGTAAGTCAACGCTGTTGAACCAGTTGTTGGGGCAGAAAGTCTCCATCACCTCACGTAAGCCGCAGACCACCCGTCACCGCATCATGGGCATCCATACGGAAGGCCCCTACCAGGCTATCTATGTGGATACCCCGGGGCTGCACATCGAGGAGAAGCGGGCGATCAACCGCCTGATGAACCGTGCGGCCAGCAGCTCCATCGGCGATGTCGAGTTGGTGATCTTCGTGGTTGAAGGCACCCATTGGACGCCGGATGACGAGATGGTCGTCAACAAGCTGCGCGATCTGAAGTGCCCGGTGATCCTGGCGATCAACAAGGTGGATAACGTGGTCGACAAGACCGCGTTGTTGCCGCACATTCAGTTCCTCAGCCAGCAGATGAACTTCCTGGACGTGGTGCCGATCTCGGCGGAGAAGGGCACCAATGTGGACACCATCGCGCGCATCGTGCGTCAGCGCCTGCCGCAGGCGGAACACCACTTCCCCGAGGAGTACATCACCGACCGTTCCCAGCGCTTCATGGCCTCGGAGATCATCCGCGAGAAGCTGATGCGTTTCCTCGGCGAGGAGTTGCCCTATTCGGTCACCGTGGAGATCGAACGCTTCGCGCCTAACGAGCGCGGCGGCTACGATATTCACGGCCTTATCCTGGTGGAACGTGATGGCCAGAAGAAGATGGTGATCGGTAACAAAGGCAGCAAGATTAAGACCATCGGTATCGAAGCGCGCCAGGATATGGAGGCGATGTTCGACGCCAAGGTGCATCTTGAGCTGTGGGTGAAGGTGAAATCCGGCTGGGCGGACGACGAACGTGCACTGCGTAGCCTGGGTTACGTCGACGACCTGTAA
- the recO gene encoding DNA repair protein RecO → MDGWQRAFVLHARPYSETSLLLDTFTEGQGRVRLLAKGARSRRSQLKGALQPFTPLLIRWGGKGEVKTLRSAEAVSLALPLSGITLYSGLYVNELLARVLEQETCYSALFFDYLHCIQQLAGHSGSPEPVLRRFELALLAQLGYGIDFLHCAGSGEPVADGMTYRYREEKGFIASLVVDQHSFTGRDLKALASREFPDVATLRAAKRFTRMALKPYLGGKPLKSRELFRQFVPRRPSATSSA, encoded by the coding sequence ATGGACGGCTGGCAACGCGCCTTCGTGCTGCACGCGCGGCCCTACAGTGAAACCAGCTTGCTGCTGGACACCTTCACCGAGGGGCAGGGGCGGGTGCGGCTGCTGGCGAAAGGCGCGCGGAGCCGTCGTTCTCAACTGAAGGGTGCCTTGCAACCCTTCACCCCCTTGCTGATCCGCTGGGGCGGTAAGGGGGAGGTGAAGACCCTGCGCAGCGCCGAGGCGGTTTCGCTGGCGCTGCCGCTGAGTGGCATCACCCTCTACAGCGGGCTGTATGTCAACGAGCTCTTGGCCCGAGTGCTGGAGCAGGAGACCTGCTACAGCGCGCTGTTCTTCGATTACCTGCATTGCATCCAACAACTGGCCGGGCACAGCGGTTCGCCGGAGCCGGTGTTGCGGCGTTTCGAGTTGGCGCTGTTGGCTCAGTTGGGCTACGGCATCGACTTCCTGCACTGCGCCGGCAGCGGCGAGCCGGTGGCGGATGGTATGACCTACCGCTACCGTGAAGAGAAGGGCTTTATCGCTAGCCTGGTGGTGGATCAGCACAGTTTTACCGGGCGCGATCTCAAGGCGCTGGCCAGTCGTGAATTCCCTGATGTCGCCACCCTGCGCGCCGCCAAACGCTTTACCCGCATGGCATTGAAACCCTATCTGGGCGGTAAGCCGCTCAAGAGTCGCGAGCTGTTTCGCCAGTTCGTCCCGCGTCGCCCCTCGGCGACCTCCTCGGCCTGA
- the pdxJ gene encoding pyridoxine 5'-phosphate synthase, with translation MADILLGVNIDHIATLRNARGTLYPDPLQAAFVAEQAGADGITVHLREDRRHITDRDVRLLRQTIQTRMNLEMAVTDEMLDIACELRPHFCCLVPEKRQEVTTEGGLDVAGQRDKMAAAVARLSAAGIQVSLFIDPDERQIEAAVAVGAPYIEIHTGAYADAENALVQAAELARIAVAARFAAGRGLKVNAGHGLTYHNAQAVAALPEMHELNIGHSIIGRAVIDGLSTAVRDMKQLLLEARR, from the coding sequence ATGGCCGATATTCTGCTGGGCGTTAACATCGATCACATCGCCACACTGCGTAATGCGCGCGGGACTCTCTACCCCGATCCGCTACAGGCGGCCTTCGTCGCCGAGCAGGCCGGCGCCGACGGTATCACCGTTCACCTACGTGAGGATCGTCGTCATATCACCGACCGCGACGTGCGCCTGCTGCGGCAGACCATCCAGACGCGTATGAACCTGGAGATGGCGGTGACCGATGAGATGCTCGACATCGCCTGTGAGCTGCGCCCGCACTTCTGTTGCCTGGTGCCAGAGAAGCGCCAAGAGGTGACCACCGAAGGGGGGCTGGACGTCGCCGGTCAACGCGACAAGATGGCGGCGGCGGTGGCGCGCCTGAGTGCGGCGGGGATCCAGGTTTCGCTGTTTATCGACCCCGATGAGCGCCAGATCGAGGCCGCGGTCGCCGTCGGCGCGCCCTACATCGAGATCCACACTGGCGCCTATGCCGATGCCGAGAATGCGTTGGTTCAGGCGGCGGAGTTGGCACGGATCGCCGTCGCGGCACGTTTCGCCGCCGGGCGTGGGCTGAAGGTCAACGCCGGTCACGGTCTGACTTACCACAACGCCCAGGCGGTCGCCGCCCTGCCGGAGATGCATGAGCTGAATATCGGCCACAGTATCATCGGTCGCGCGGTGATCGATGGGTTGAGTACGGCGGTGCGTGACATGAAACAGCTGCTGCTGGAGGCGCGTCGCTGA
- the acpS gene encoding holo-ACP synthase: MALRGLGTDIVEIARIAAVVERSGDQLARRILAPAEWQQYQAHAQRVRYLAKRFAVKEAAAKALGTGIRQGLAFAQFEVVNDALGKPGLVLHGRAAELAAELGIRTLHVSLADERRYACATVIAEGE, translated from the coding sequence ATGGCGCTACGGGGGCTGGGTACCGATATCGTCGAGATCGCTCGTATCGCGGCGGTGGTGGAGCGCAGCGGCGACCAACTGGCGCGGCGCATCCTGGCACCGGCGGAGTGGCAGCAGTACCAGGCGCATGCTCAGCGTGTTCGCTATCTGGCTAAGCGCTTCGCCGTCAAAGAGGCGGCGGCTAAGGCGCTGGGCACTGGCATTCGCCAGGGGCTGGCCTTCGCCCAGTTCGAAGTGGTCAATGATGCGTTAGGCAAGCCGGGGCTGGTACTCCATGGCCGGGCCGCCGAACTGGCCGCCGAGCTGGGGATCCGCACGCTGCATGTCTCGCTGGCCGACGAGCGCCGCTACGCCTGTGCCACGGTGATTGCGGAGGGGGAGTAA
- the barA gene encoding two-component sensor histidine kinase BarA, with protein MTKYSLRARMMILTLAPTLLIGLLLSTFFVVHRYNELQDQLVDAGASIIEPLAVASEYGMTSRNREAVRQLIGLLHRRHSDIVRAIAVFDGQNQLFVTSNYHHNYAPLQLPENSPPPTDLMLSKQGDALILRTPIISENSQAQTPNGADSLGYIAIELDLRSVRLQQYKEVFVATLLLLISMCIALLFSYRLMRDVTGPIRNMVNTVDRIRRGQLDSRVEGHMLGELDMLKNGINSMAMSLTAYHEEMQQNIDQATSDLRETLEQMEIQNVELDLAKKRAQEAARIKSEFLANMSHELRTPLNGVIGFTRQVLKTPLSATQIDYLHTIERSANNLLSIINDVLDFSKLEAGKLVLEHIPFMLRETIDEVATLLAPSAHDKGLELTLNVRNDVPEHVLGDPMRLQQVLTNLLGNAIKFTEKGNIDIRIEQRSLNTQAVELEVQVHDTGIGISERQQSQLFQAFRQADASITRRHGGTGLGLVITQKLINEMGGDIAFHSQPHKGSTFWFHIRLELNHNAPPASLPLERLDGQTLLYIESNPVAAQCTLDMLKVTPLEVTYCPQFAQVIPDSHYDILLFGLPVQTSLTSEHMQEKLSRALRLADRVILALPSHTLHDSDTLKARGIRRCLFKPLASSRLLPALLDNALPPRAPQVISPSGDRLPLTVMAVDDNPANLKLIGALLGEQVQHTLLCHSGEEALAAARDRPLDIILMDIQMPEMDGIRTTERLRQQPIHAHTPIIAVTAHALNGERERLLRAGMDDYLAKPIDENRLRQLLTRYSAGGSTNTASAASTAATASDHSFDWALALRQAANKADLARDMLQMLIEFLPQVRQRIERQLAGEAEETAGELCALIHKLHGSSSYSGVPRLRRLCHYLEQQLRDGTPASDLEPEWLELLDEIDNVIRSAQPYLKATPPQASADSGAAHGPSETTP; from the coding sequence ATGACCAAATATAGCCTGCGGGCGCGCATGATGATCCTGACGCTGGCCCCGACGCTCCTGATCGGATTACTGCTCAGCACCTTCTTCGTTGTGCACCGCTATAACGAACTCCAGGATCAACTGGTCGATGCCGGCGCCAGCATCATCGAACCGCTGGCCGTCGCCAGCGAATATGGCATGACCTCGCGTAATCGTGAGGCGGTGCGTCAATTAATCGGCCTGCTACATCGCCGCCACTCCGACATCGTGCGCGCCATCGCCGTCTTCGATGGTCAGAACCAGCTGTTCGTCACCTCGAACTACCACCATAACTATGCCCCGCTACAGCTACCGGAGAACAGCCCGCCACCGACGGATCTGATGCTCAGCAAGCAGGGTGACGCACTGATCCTGCGCACGCCGATCATCTCGGAGAATAGTCAGGCGCAGACGCCCAACGGCGCCGACTCGCTGGGTTACATCGCCATCGAGCTGGATCTGCGCTCGGTGCGATTACAGCAGTATAAAGAGGTGTTCGTCGCCACCCTGCTGTTGCTGATCAGCATGTGCATCGCCCTATTATTCTCCTACCGGCTGATGCGCGACGTCACCGGCCCGATCCGTAACATGGTCAACACCGTCGACCGCATCCGGCGCGGCCAACTCGACAGCCGCGTCGAGGGCCATATGCTGGGCGAGCTGGACATGCTGAAGAACGGAATTAACTCGATGGCCATGTCGCTCACCGCCTATCACGAGGAGATGCAGCAGAATATCGACCAGGCCACCTCGGATCTGCGCGAGACCCTCGAACAGATGGAGATCCAGAACGTCGAGCTAGATCTGGCCAAGAAGCGCGCCCAGGAGGCGGCGCGCATCAAGTCCGAGTTCTTGGCTAACATGTCTCATGAGCTGCGCACCCCGCTCAATGGGGTGATCGGCTTCACTCGCCAGGTGTTGAAGACGCCGCTGAGTGCCACCCAGATAGACTACCTGCATACCATTGAACGCTCGGCAAACAACCTGCTCAGTATCATCAACGACGTGTTGGATTTCTCCAAGCTGGAGGCGGGCAAGCTGGTGCTGGAGCATATTCCCTTCATGCTGCGCGAGACCATCGACGAGGTGGCGACCCTGTTGGCGCCTAGCGCCCACGATAAGGGGTTAGAGCTGACACTGAACGTGCGTAACGACGTCCCGGAGCACGTGCTGGGTGACCCGATGCGCCTACAGCAAGTACTCACCAACTTGTTAGGCAATGCGATCAAGTTTACCGAGAAGGGCAACATCGACATCCGCATCGAACAGCGTAGCCTGAACACGCAAGCCGTGGAGCTGGAGGTGCAGGTGCATGATACCGGCATCGGGATCTCCGAACGCCAACAGTCGCAGCTGTTCCAAGCCTTCCGCCAGGCGGACGCCAGCATCACCCGCCGTCACGGCGGCACCGGGCTGGGGCTGGTGATCACCCAGAAACTGATCAACGAGATGGGCGGCGATATCGCCTTCCACAGCCAGCCGCACAAGGGGTCGACCTTCTGGTTCCACATCCGTCTGGAGTTGAACCACAACGCGCCCCCGGCCTCACTGCCGTTGGAGCGGCTCGACGGCCAGACGCTGCTGTATATCGAGAGCAACCCCGTCGCCGCACAGTGTACCCTCGACATGCTGAAGGTCACCCCGCTGGAGGTCACCTACTGCCCGCAGTTTGCCCAGGTGATCCCGGACAGTCACTACGACATCCTGCTGTTCGGCCTGCCGGTACAGACCTCCCTCACGTCGGAGCACATGCAGGAGAAACTGAGCCGGGCGCTGCGTCTGGCCGATCGGGTGATCCTGGCGCTGCCCAGCCATACGCTGCACGACAGCGACACCCTGAAGGCGCGCGGCATCCGCCGCTGTCTGTTCAAGCCGCTCGCCAGCAGCCGCCTGTTACCCGCTCTGCTGGACAACGCCCTACCACCCCGCGCGCCGCAGGTGATCTCCCCATCGGGGGATCGTCTGCCCTTAACGGTGATGGCGGTGGATGACAACCCGGCCAACCTGAAGCTGATCGGCGCGCTACTCGGCGAACAAGTGCAACACACGCTCCTCTGCCACAGCGGCGAAGAGGCGCTGGCCGCCGCGCGCGATCGCCCGTTAGACATCATCCTGATGGATATCCAGATGCCGGAGATGGATGGGATTCGCACCACCGAACGCCTACGCCAACAGCCGATCCACGCCCATACGCCGATCATCGCCGTCACCGCACACGCGCTGAATGGTGAGCGTGAGCGTTTACTTCGCGCCGGGATGGATGATTATCTGGCGAAACCGATCGACGAGAATCGCCTGCGCCAACTGCTCACCCGCTATAGCGCCGGGGGGAGCACCAACACGGCGAGCGCGGCGTCGACGGCGGCGACGGCCAGCGATCACTCCTTCGACTGGGCCTTGGCGCTGCGTCAGGCGGCGAACAAGGCCGATCTGGCGCGTGACATGCTACAGATGCTCATCGAGTTTCTGCCGCAAGTTCGCCAGCGCATCGAGCGCCAACTGGCCGGGGAGGCCGAGGAGACGGCGGGGGAATTGTGCGCGCTGATCCACAAGCTGCACGGAAGCAGTAGTTACAGTGGGGTACCGCGTCTACGGCGGCTGTGCCACTACCTGGAGCAGCAGCTCCGCGACGGCACGCCGGCCAGCGATCTGGAGCCGGAATGGTTGGAGTTGTTGGACGAGATCGATAATGTCATCCGCAGCGCCCAGCCCTATCTGAAGGCGACGCCGCCGCAGGCCTCAGCCGACAGCGGCGCGGCCCACGGGCCCAGCGAGACGACGCCTTAA
- the rlmD gene encoding 23S rRNA (uracil(1939)-C(5))-methyltransferase RlmD: MAQFYTPGRRTATRKTLIVTANDLDAFGQGVARDHGKTLFISGLLPGEQAEVILTEDKRQFARGRVKRLHSQSPERVAPRCPHAGVCGGCQQQHASIALQQQSKSQMLQRLMARETGVTITPSALIAGEAYGYRRRARFGLQFDAKRQRVILGFRQAASNDLVALRACPVLAPPLEALLLPLGDCLSALRARRRLGHLELVLADNGPLMVLRHLDPLHSADQAALEAFARQHGLALYLSDGQGAPRRLLGEAPYYQVADVRLAFDPQDFIQVNGQVNQQMVARALDWLDARADERVLDLFCGMGNFTLPLARQAQWVVGVEGVPELVARAQNNARHNGLSNVEFFHQNLEEDVTCQPWAAQGFDKVLLDPARAGAPGVMQHIVHLAPRRVVYVSCNPATLARDSRVLLQGGYQLTRLCLLDMFPHTGHLESMALFESTAP; the protein is encoded by the coding sequence ATGGCTCAATTTTACACACCGGGGCGCCGTACTGCGACCCGGAAAACCCTGATTGTGACCGCCAACGATCTGGATGCCTTCGGCCAAGGGGTGGCACGCGATCACGGTAAGACGCTGTTTATCAGCGGCCTGTTGCCCGGCGAACAGGCCGAGGTGATCCTGACGGAGGATAAACGCCAGTTTGCCCGTGGGCGCGTTAAGCGTCTGCACAGCCAGAGTCCCGAGCGGGTGGCGCCGCGTTGTCCGCACGCTGGCGTATGCGGCGGGTGCCAGCAGCAACATGCGTCAATCGCGTTGCAGCAGCAGAGCAAGTCGCAGATGTTACAGCGTCTGATGGCGCGTGAGACGGGCGTCACCATCACGCCGTCGGCGCTGATCGCCGGCGAAGCTTATGGTTATCGGCGGCGCGCCCGCTTCGGCCTGCAATTCGACGCCAAGCGTCAGCGGGTGATTTTGGGCTTTCGCCAGGCGGCCTCGAACGATCTGGTGGCGTTGCGTGCCTGTCCGGTATTGGCGCCACCGTTGGAGGCGTTGTTGCTGCCGCTGGGGGATTGCTTATCGGCGCTACGCGCTCGCCGTCGTCTGGGCCATCTGGAGTTGGTGCTGGCCGACAACGGGCCGCTGATGGTATTACGCCATCTCGACCCGTTGCACTCCGCCGATCAGGCGGCACTGGAGGCGTTCGCGCGTCAACATGGCTTGGCGCTCTATCTGAGCGACGGCCAAGGGGCGCCGCGGCGCCTGCTCGGCGAGGCCCCCTATTATCAGGTGGCCGATGTCCGCCTCGCCTTCGATCCGCAGGACTTTATCCAGGTTAACGGCCAGGTCAACCAGCAGATGGTCGCCCGCGCCCTCGATTGGCTCGATGCGCGTGCCGACGAGCGTGTGTTGGATCTGTTCTGCGGCATGGGGAACTTTACGCTACCGTTGGCCCGCCAGGCACAGTGGGTCGTGGGCGTCGAAGGGGTCCCCGAGCTGGTGGCCCGAGCGCAGAATAATGCACGTCACAACGGGCTGAGTAATGTAGAATTCTTCCATCAGAATCTGGAAGAGGACGTGACGTGTCAGCCTTGGGCGGCGCAGGGGTTTGATAAAGTCCTGCTCGATCCGGCTCGTGCCGGCGCTCCCGGGGTGATGCAGCATATCGTCCATTTGGCACCGCGTCGGGTGGTCTATGTCTCCTGTAACCCGGCCACACTGGCGCGGGATAGCCGGGTGTTGTTACAGGGCGGTTATCAGCTGACACGATTGTGCCTGTTGGATATGTTTCCCCATACGGGGCATTTGGAGTCGATGGCGCTGTTTGAGTCTACGGCGCCATAG
- the relA gene encoding GTP diphosphokinase → MVAVRSAHLNTAGEFVPEQWVASLNIASPESCERLTATWRYCQEKTAGNAAAPLLLWRGVEMVEILSTLSMDNDSLRAALLFPLVDGAVIDDQQVRDDFGGAIADLVRGVMEMDAIRELKATQSGAAGSEQVDSIRRMLLAIVEDFRCVVIKLAERIAHLREVKDAPEEERVLAAKESFNIYAPLANRLGIGQLKWELEDYCFRYLHPEEYKRIAKLLHERRIDREQFIDDFVHDLRKAMAKEGIKAEIYGRPKHIYSIWRKMQKKSLAFDELFDVRAVRVVVERLQDCYAALGIVHTHYRHLPSEFDDYVANPKPNGYQSIHTVVLGPHGKTLEIQIRTRQMHEDAELGVAAHWKYKEGPQAGGRAGYENRIAWLRKLLAWQEEMADSGEMIDEVRSQVLDDRVYVFTPKGDVVDLPAGSTPLDFAYHIHSDVGHRCIGAKIGGRIVPFTYQLQMGDQVEIITQKQPNPSRDWLNPNLGYVTTSRGRAKIHNWFRKLDRDKNILAGRQILDDELARLGISLKEAEKLLLPRYNVHSLDEVLAAIGGGDIRLNQMVNFLQGKINKPSAEEADRAALKQLTQKGTSSTRSDKSSGRVVVEGVGNLMHHIARCCQPIPGDEIVGFITQGRGISIHRADCDQLDELRRHAPERIIDAVWGESYSSGYALVVRVTANDRSGLLRDITTILANEKVNVLGVASRSDTKQQMATIDMEIEIYNLQVLGRVLAKLNQLPDVLDARRLNAGRGSAV, encoded by the coding sequence ATGGTCGCGGTAAGAAGCGCTCATTTGAATACGGCTGGTGAATTTGTCCCTGAGCAGTGGGTGGCAAGCTTAAATATAGCCAGCCCCGAGTCGTGTGAGCGTCTCACCGCCACCTGGCGCTATTGTCAGGAGAAAACCGCCGGTAATGCGGCGGCGCCGCTGTTGCTCTGGCGCGGCGTCGAGATGGTCGAAATCCTCTCGACCCTGAGCATGGATAACGACAGTCTGCGCGCTGCGCTGCTGTTCCCGCTGGTGGATGGCGCCGTGATCGACGATCAGCAGGTGCGCGACGACTTTGGTGGTGCCATCGCCGATCTGGTGCGTGGGGTGATGGAGATGGACGCCATCCGCGAGTTGAAGGCGACACAGAGCGGGGCGGCCGGGTCGGAGCAGGTGGATAGCATCCGCCGTATGCTGCTGGCCATCGTGGAAGATTTCCGCTGCGTGGTGATCAAGTTGGCGGAGCGCATCGCCCACCTGCGCGAGGTGAAGGATGCGCCGGAAGAGGAACGCGTGCTGGCGGCCAAGGAGAGCTTCAACATCTATGCGCCGCTCGCCAACCGCTTAGGCATCGGCCAGCTGAAGTGGGAGCTGGAGGATTATTGCTTCCGCTATCTGCACCCGGAGGAGTACAAGCGCATCGCCAAGCTGCTGCACGAGCGGCGCATCGATCGCGAACAGTTTATCGACGACTTCGTGCATGATCTGCGCAAGGCGATGGCGAAAGAGGGCATCAAGGCGGAGATCTATGGCCGTCCCAAACATATCTACAGCATCTGGCGCAAGATGCAGAAGAAGTCGTTGGCCTTCGACGAGCTGTTCGATGTACGCGCGGTGCGCGTGGTGGTCGAACGGCTGCAAGACTGCTATGCGGCACTGGGGATAGTACACACTCACTATCGCCATCTGCCCAGCGAGTTCGACGACTACGTAGCGAATCCTAAGCCTAACGGCTACCAGTCGATCCACACGGTCGTGCTGGGCCCGCACGGCAAGACCCTCGAGATCCAGATCCGCACCCGTCAGATGCATGAGGATGCCGAACTGGGGGTGGCGGCGCACTGGAAGTACAAGGAGGGGCCGCAGGCGGGGGGACGTGCCGGTTACGAGAACCGCATCGCCTGGCTGCGTAAGTTGCTGGCTTGGCAGGAGGAGATGGCCGACAGCGGTGAGATGATCGACGAGGTGCGTAGCCAGGTGCTGGATGACCGGGTGTATGTCTTCACGCCCAAGGGGGATGTGGTCGATCTGCCCGCCGGCTCTACGCCGCTCGACTTCGCCTATCACATCCACAGCGATGTCGGCCACCGCTGTATCGGCGCCAAGATCGGCGGGCGCATCGTCCCCTTCACCTATCAGTTACAGATGGGGGATCAGGTGGAGATCATCACCCAGAAACAGCCCAACCCGAGCCGTGACTGGCTCAACCCCAACTTGGGCTATGTCACCACCAGCCGCGGGCGCGCCAAGATCCATAACTGGTTCCGCAAGCTGGATCGCGACAAGAATATCCTGGCCGGGCGCCAGATCCTGGACGATGAGTTGGCGCGGCTGGGCATCAGCCTGAAGGAGGCAGAGAAGCTCCTGCTGCCGCGCTACAACGTGCATAGCCTGGATGAGGTGCTGGCCGCCATCGGTGGCGGCGACATTCGGCTCAACCAGATGGTTAACTTCCTGCAGGGTAAGATCAACAAGCCCAGCGCGGAGGAGGCGGATCGCGCGGCGTTGAAGCAGCTGACGCAGAAGGGGACCTCCAGCACACGCAGCGATAAGAGCAGTGGCCGGGTGGTGGTCGAAGGGGTCGGTAACCTGATGCACCACATCGCCCGTTGCTGCCAGCCGATCCCCGGCGATGAGATCGTCGGCTTTATCACCCAGGGGCGTGGTATCTCGATCCACCGTGCCGACTGTGACCAGTTGGATGAGCTGCGCCGCCATGCGCCGGAGCGCATCATCGACGCGGTGTGGGGGGAGAGCTACTCCAGTGGCTATGCGCTGGTGGTGCGGGTGACGGCCAACGATCGCAGCGGGTTGCTGCGTGACATTACCACCATCCTGGCCAACGAAAAGGTGAATGTGTTGGGGGTGGCCAGCCGCAGCGATACCAAGCAGCAGATGGCGACCATCGACATGGAGATCGAGATCTATAACCTCCAAGTGCTGGGCCGAGTATTGGCCAAGCTGAATCAGTTGCCGGACGTGTTAGACGCGCGTCGGCTGAATGCCGGGCGCGGCAGCGCCGTGTGA
- the mazG gene encoding nucleoside triphosphate pyrophosphohydrolase has protein sequence MTPPALQRLLTIMRTLRDPQRGCPWDLRQTFATIAPYTLEETYEVLDTIQRNDFNGLKEELGDLLFQVVFHAQMAQEQGLFDFDAVCDGICDKLERRHPHVFDADYDESAQASVARWEQRKQQERAQKAMDSLMDDIPLALPALMRADKIQRRCASVGFDWDTLGPVLDKVYEEIDEVMEEAQQAVVDQARLSEEVGDLLFATVNLARHLGCRAENVLEQANRKFERRFRAVEQAVIAGGSTLEQASLAEMEAVWQQVKQQEKQ, from the coding sequence ATGACCCCCCCAGCCTTACAACGCCTCTTGACCATCATGCGCACGCTACGCGACCCACAGCGTGGCTGTCCATGGGATCTACGTCAAACTTTTGCCACAATCGCCCCCTATACGCTGGAAGAAACTTATGAAGTGCTTGACACGATTCAGCGCAACGATTTCAATGGACTGAAAGAAGAGCTAGGCGACCTGTTATTTCAAGTCGTGTTTCACGCACAGATGGCCCAGGAACAGGGGTTGTTCGACTTTGACGCGGTATGCGACGGCATCTGCGACAAGTTGGAACGCCGCCATCCTCACGTGTTCGACGCGGACTACGACGAGAGTGCTCAGGCTTCCGTGGCGCGTTGGGAACAGCGTAAGCAACAGGAGCGAGCGCAGAAGGCGATGGACTCGCTGATGGATGATATCCCGTTGGCGCTGCCGGCGCTGATGCGCGCCGATAAGATCCAACGGCGTTGCGCCTCGGTGGGCTTCGACTGGGACACCTTGGGACCGGTGCTGGACAAGGTGTACGAAGAGATCGACGAGGTGATGGAGGAGGCGCAGCAGGCGGTGGTGGATCAGGCGCGACTGAGCGAAGAGGTCGGGGATCTGCTGTTTGCTACGGTCAATCTGGCGCGTCACCTCGGTTGCCGCGCGGAGAATGTGCTGGAACAGGCCAATCGTAAGTTTGAACGCCGTTTTCGTGCGGTAGAGCAGGCGGTGATCGCCGGGGGAAGCACCCTGGAACAGGCCTCGCTCGCCGAGATGGAAGCGGTATGGCAACAGGTAAAACAGCAAGAAAAACAGTAG